Proteins from one Niallia circulans genomic window:
- a CDS encoding DnaD domain-containing protein, translating to MNKSVMLKWLQEGNIHIPTTLLTHYHTLKLNEKELVLLLQVLAFLDKGKEFPTPSEIAANMSIDSVECHELLSQLIRRGYITIIDGVNEFGIRFERYSIDPLWEKLIDQYIAADRKEEVEVDHKKETDLYTCFEQEFGRPLSPFEIETLGMWLDDDHHDTVIIKAALKEAVISGKLNFRYIDRILFEWKKNGIKTIEQAQNHGKKFRSYQGSNKEQEPEAPKTISVQFYNWLEQ from the coding sequence ATGAATAAATCAGTAATGTTAAAATGGCTTCAAGAAGGAAACATCCATATTCCAACCACACTTCTAACCCATTATCACACACTTAAACTTAATGAAAAGGAACTAGTTCTTTTGCTCCAAGTTCTAGCTTTTTTGGACAAAGGCAAGGAATTTCCTACCCCTTCTGAAATTGCCGCAAATATGTCCATAGACTCAGTTGAATGCCATGAATTGTTAAGCCAGCTTATTCGTCGGGGCTATATTACGATTATTGATGGTGTTAATGAATTTGGCATCCGCTTTGAACGATATTCTATTGACCCACTTTGGGAAAAATTAATTGATCAATATATAGCGGCAGACAGAAAAGAAGAAGTAGAAGTCGACCATAAAAAAGAAACTGACTTATATACATGCTTTGAACAGGAATTTGGCAGACCGCTGTCTCCATTTGAAATTGAAACATTAGGAATGTGGCTTGACGATGATCATCATGATACAGTCATCATTAAAGCTGCTTTAAAAGAGGCAGTTATCTCCGGTAAGCTGAACTTCCGTTATATTGACAGGATATTATTCGAATGGAAAAAGAATGGAATTAAAACGATTGAACAGGCACAGAATCATGGAAAGAAATTCCGTTCCTATCAAGGAAGTAATAAGGAGCAAGAGCCAGAGGCACCAAAAACAATATCCGTGCAATTTTATAATTGGCTGGAGCAGTAA
- the asnS gene encoding asparagine--tRNA ligase, with product MKSTIAELPKHVDKEVKIGAWIANKRSSGKIAFLQLRDGTGFVQGVVVKSDVPEEVFQAAKSVTQESSVYVTGKVQTDERSPFGYELLVSSVEVIHASVDYPITPKEHGTEFLMDNRHLWLRSKRQHAVMKIRNEIIRATYQFFNENGFAKVDPPILTGSAPEGTTELFATKYFDEDAYLSQSGQLYMEAAAMALGKVFSFGPTFRAEKSKTRRHLIEFWMIEPEMAFYEFEDNLVVQEEYVSFIVQSVLTNCQLELKTLGRDLSKLEQIKAPFPRISYDDAISLLHEKGFDDIQWGDDFGAPHETAIAETYDKPVFITHYPTSLKPFYMQPDPNRDDVVLCADLIAPEGYGEIIGGSERIHDMDLLEQRVQEHQLDAETYKWYLELRKYGSVPHSGFGLGLERTVAWISGVEHVRETIPFPRLLNRLYP from the coding sequence ATTAAATCAACTATAGCTGAATTACCTAAACATGTTGATAAAGAAGTAAAAATCGGCGCTTGGATTGCCAATAAACGTTCAAGTGGAAAAATCGCGTTTTTACAGCTGCGTGACGGTACTGGATTTGTACAAGGTGTAGTCGTAAAAAGTGATGTGCCAGAAGAAGTTTTTCAAGCAGCTAAATCTGTAACACAGGAATCTTCCGTTTATGTGACTGGAAAGGTGCAAACAGACGAGCGTTCTCCATTCGGATACGAGCTTCTTGTATCAAGTGTTGAAGTGATCCATGCATCTGTCGACTATCCAATCACACCAAAAGAACACGGCACAGAATTTTTGATGGATAATCGTCATCTGTGGCTTCGTTCTAAACGCCAGCATGCGGTTATGAAGATTAGAAATGAAATCATCCGTGCGACATATCAGTTCTTTAATGAAAATGGTTTTGCGAAGGTGGATCCGCCAATTTTAACAGGCAGCGCACCTGAAGGAACAACAGAGTTATTTGCAACAAAGTATTTTGATGAGGATGCATACTTGTCTCAAAGCGGACAGCTTTATATGGAAGCTGCTGCAATGGCATTAGGAAAGGTTTTCTCCTTTGGTCCGACATTCCGTGCGGAAAAATCGAAAACTCGCCGTCACTTGATTGAATTCTGGATGATTGAGCCGGAAATGGCTTTCTATGAATTTGAAGATAATCTTGTAGTTCAAGAAGAGTATGTTTCCTTTATTGTTCAATCTGTTCTAACTAATTGTCAGCTTGAATTAAAAACATTAGGAAGAGATTTGTCCAAGCTTGAGCAAATTAAAGCACCATTCCCGCGAATCAGCTATGATGACGCTATTAGCTTGCTTCATGAAAAAGGCTTTGATGATATTCAATGGGGAGATGATTTTGGGGCTCCGCATGAAACAGCAATTGCAGAAACATACGATAAGCCTGTGTTCATTACGCATTACCCAACTTCATTAAAGCCATTCTATATGCAGCCAGACCCGAACAGGGATGATGTTGTTTTATGTGCTGACTTGATTGCACCTGAAGGCTATGGTGAAATTATCGGCGGTTCTGAACGTATTCACGACATGGACTTGCTTGAACAGCGTGTACAGGAGCATCAATTGGATGCAGAAACATATAAATGGTATTTAGAGCTTCGTAAATATGGCTCTGTTCCACATTCAGGCTTTGGATTAGGCTTGGAAAGAACAGTTGCTTGGATTAGCGGTGTGGAACATGTTAGAGAAACAATTCCATTCCCAAGATTGCTGAACCGTTTGTACCCATAA
- a CDS encoding YpoC family protein — protein MTNTILLDIPNELKHQSFKSENENIEVICAEFFQAERPFMHETAFYHGLKTMHPWQAENIKECVSAVFILWKGIRTEVEAAVKSKDRTSTVVHMEKGICLFLECLYWSNDMPVNIKDGLFAQELKIKPFNGLERLLYILSRPGGYHSYRQLDELFKELEKQFAIKMIKRK, from the coding sequence ATGACAAACACGATTCTCCTTGATATTCCTAATGAATTGAAGCATCAATCCTTCAAGTCAGAAAACGAAAACATCGAAGTGATCTGTGCAGAATTCTTTCAGGCAGAGCGTCCATTTATGCATGAGACAGCCTTTTATCATGGCTTAAAAACAATGCACCCTTGGCAAGCAGAGAATATAAAAGAGTGTGTTTCTGCTGTATTTATCTTGTGGAAAGGTATAAGAACAGAAGTGGAGGCTGCCGTTAAAAGCAAGGATAGAACCAGTACAGTTGTTCATATGGAAAAAGGGATCTGTTTATTTTTGGAATGCTTGTATTGGTCTAATGATATGCCTGTTAACATTAAAGATGGTCTATTCGCACAAGAACTGAAGATAAAGCCTTTTAACGGTCTTGAGAGGCTTTTATACATCCTCTCAAGACCAGGGGGCTATCATTCCTATCGCCAGCTAGATGAGTTATTTAAAGAGCTGGAAAAACAGTTTGCCATTAAAATGATTAAGCGTAAATAA
- the nth gene encoding endonuclease III, whose amino-acid sequence MLKKDQIRHCLDVMGEMFPEAHCELVHANPFELVIAVALSAQCTDVLVNKVTKNLFQKYKTPEDYLSVPIEELQDDIRSIGLYRNKAKNIQKLSQMLLEKYNGEVPKDRDELINLPGVGRKTANVVVSVAYNIPAIAVDTHVERVSKRLGFCRWKDSVLEVEKALMKKVPEEEWSVTHHRMIFFGRYHCKAQNPQCEVCPLLTECREGKKRMKKAGVLV is encoded by the coding sequence ATGCTGAAAAAAGATCAGATTAGACATTGTCTTGATGTAATGGGGGAAATGTTCCCTGAAGCACATTGTGAGCTTGTGCATGCAAACCCATTTGAACTAGTAATTGCGGTTGCTTTATCCGCCCAATGCACCGATGTATTAGTAAATAAAGTAACGAAAAACCTCTTTCAAAAATATAAAACACCAGAGGACTATTTAAGTGTGCCAATAGAAGAACTGCAAGATGATATTCGTTCTATTGGTTTATATCGCAATAAGGCAAAAAATATCCAAAAGCTGTCGCAAATGCTTTTAGAAAAATACAATGGTGAGGTTCCAAAGGATAGAGATGAGTTGATAAATCTTCCCGGGGTTGGAAGAAAAACAGCGAATGTTGTTGTGTCTGTTGCCTATAATATTCCGGCGATTGCTGTCGACACACATGTGGAAAGAGTTAGCAAACGATTAGGTTTTTGTCGTTGGAAGGACTCTGTGCTTGAGGTGGAGAAAGCACTTATGAAAAAAGTGCCAGAAGAGGAATGGTCTGTTACACATCATCGCATGATCTTTTTTGGCAGATACCATTGCAAGGCCCAAAACCCGCAGTGCGAGGTATGCCCACTTCTAACAGAATGCAGAGAAGGCAAAAAGCGCATGAAAAAAGCCGGTGTTCTTGTATGA